Proteins encoded together in one Deltaproteobacteria bacterium window:
- a CDS encoding VCBS repeat-containing protein, translating to MLREFAILALVVLPVIGPATSRAQVPAVRFAERLDAPVGEGPFDLVVADFNKDNNADVATANNDGGNVSVLWGNGDGSFEAAVTAQAGEFPIAIATGLVTNDSNLDLVVANEVSQELSVLKGGGTGKSFGSAVNTEPVATAAAVVLADFDNDGKLDAATSEIYEDTVTVQLGNGDANGTFGLARSLSVPGGPFGLAVADFDGDDKLDLVTTNSNSTTVTILKGNGDGTFALGASPSVASSSCSTTVTPAGVTTGDVNGDNKPDIVATNEDCDNVAVLINDGDGTFGAARFLDSGLFGFPEAARIADLNGDGYADIAAANSYNDNVSVFLGHGDGMFEAAVFFTVDTTPFALAVADVNNDTFPDIVTANADGNNVSVLLNDRAGGCTGDCDASGDVTVDELVKGVNIALGTSPLSECSSFDKDNSGDVTVDELVSAVNIALGGCA from the coding sequence ATGCTACGAGAGTTTGCCATACTGGCACTGGTGGTGCTGCCCGTGATCGGCCCGGCTACAAGCCGCGCCCAGGTTCCAGCGGTGCGCTTCGCCGAGAGGCTTGACGCACCAGTCGGCGAGGGGCCTTTCGATCTCGTGGTTGCGGACTTCAATAAGGACAATAACGCCGACGTGGCTACCGCCAATAACGACGGCGGTAACGTTTCCGTGCTGTGGGGAAACGGCGACGGAAGCTTCGAGGCGGCCGTCACCGCGCAGGCCGGGGAGTTCCCGATCGCGATCGCCACCGGACTGGTGACCAACGACAGCAACCTCGATTTGGTCGTCGCCAACGAAGTCTCGCAGGAGCTCAGTGTCCTCAAAGGTGGCGGAACCGGGAAGTCGTTTGGCTCGGCAGTGAATACCGAGCCCGTAGCTACCGCCGCCGCTGTCGTGCTGGCGGACTTCGACAACGACGGCAAGCTCGATGCCGCCACCAGCGAGATCTACGAAGACACCGTCACCGTTCAGCTGGGTAACGGCGATGCTAACGGCACCTTCGGTCTGGCTCGCTCGCTCTCGGTTCCGGGGGGACCGTTCGGTCTGGCGGTCGCTGATTTCGATGGTGACGACAAGCTTGATCTAGTGACCACGAACAGCAATTCAACCACCGTGACCATCCTCAAGGGCAACGGCGATGGGACCTTCGCGCTCGGCGCCAGCCCGTCGGTTGCCTCATCGAGCTGCAGCACGACGGTAACCCCAGCGGGGGTCACCACCGGCGACGTCAACGGCGACAACAAGCCGGATATCGTGGCGACCAACGAGGACTGTGACAATGTCGCCGTGTTGATCAACGACGGCGATGGCACGTTCGGCGCGGCGCGCTTCCTCGACAGCGGGCTGTTCGGTTTCCCCGAGGCCGCGAGGATCGCGGATCTCAACGGTGACGGTTACGCCGACATCGCTGCGGCCAACAGTTACAACGACAACGTTTCCGTGTTCTTGGGACACGGCGATGGCATGTTCGAGGCTGCCGTCTTCTTCACGGTCGATACCACGCCGTTCGCTTTGGCCGTGGCCGACGTCAACAACGATACCTTTCCCGATATCGTGACCGCCAACGCCGACGGCAACAATGTTTCCGTGCTCTTGAATGATCGCGCCGGAGGGTGTACTGGCGATTGCGACGCGAGTGGTGACGTGACCGTGGACGAGCTGGTAAAGGGCGTGAACATCGCCCTGGGGACTTCGCCGTTGTCGGAATGTTCGTCCTTCGACAAGGACAACAGCGGCGACGTTACGGTGGACGAACTGGTGAGCGCCGTGAATATTGCGCTGGGCGGGTGTGCATGA
- a CDS encoding CoA transferase has protein sequence MADIAPLSGIRVADFTWVWAGPYCTLQLAHLGAEVIRIESSARPCVTRLLPPWADGEFGVNRSGYFNQYNQGKLSLALDLREARAKAIAKELVAVSDVVCENFAAGVMDRIGLGYEALRQVKPDLIMIAMSGYGATGPESHYVSYGPAQVPLSGFSSVTGYRGWPPMHVGISYGDPNGGLHGAVAVLAALHYRARTGRGQYIDLSQQETTISVLAEAVLRYTMAGEQPARDGNRDPHMAPHGVFRCTGDERWVAISVRSDGEWRRLAEIIDQDALPTDVRFATLTGRKANEDALEAIVSSWTLDRSCEDVTRTLQAAGIPAFPSMSNRDLAEDAHLNAAGFFVSLPHAEVGTRQHAGIPWRLSRTPTAVRQAAPCLGEHTDYVMQEILGYTAAEVQQLKQQQILT, from the coding sequence ATGGCAGACATCGCACCCCTCAGCGGCATCCGCGTGGCCGATTTCACCTGGGTTTGGGCGGGGCCGTATTGCACCCTGCAACTGGCGCATCTGGGCGCCGAAGTCATTCGCATCGAGAGCAGCGCGCGCCCGTGCGTCACGCGGCTGTTGCCGCCGTGGGCTGACGGCGAGTTCGGCGTCAACCGCAGCGGCTACTTCAACCAGTACAACCAGGGCAAACTCAGCCTCGCTCTTGATCTCCGGGAAGCTCGCGCGAAGGCTATCGCCAAGGAGCTGGTGGCGGTCTCGGACGTGGTTTGCGAGAACTTCGCCGCCGGGGTCATGGACCGCATCGGCTTGGGTTACGAAGCGCTACGGCAAGTTAAACCCGACCTCATCATGATTGCCATGTCCGGCTACGGCGCCACCGGTCCGGAGAGCCACTATGTCTCGTACGGGCCGGCGCAGGTGCCGCTGTCCGGCTTCTCGTCGGTGACCGGCTATCGCGGCTGGCCACCGATGCACGTCGGCATATCCTACGGCGATCCCAACGGCGGGCTGCACGGGGCGGTGGCCGTATTGGCCGCGTTGCACTATCGCGCCCGCACCGGCCGCGGACAGTACATCGACCTCTCGCAGCAAGAAACCACGATCTCGGTGCTGGCGGAGGCGGTACTCCGCTACACGATGGCCGGGGAACAGCCGGCACGTGACGGCAACCGCGACCCCCACATGGCTCCGCACGGCGTCTTTCGCTGCACTGGGGATGAACGCTGGGTCGCCATCAGCGTGCGCAGCGACGGCGAATGGCGGCGGCTGGCAGAGATCATCGATCAAGACGCCCTGCCAACCGACGTGCGCTTTGCCACCCTAACGGGCCGCAAGGCGAACGAGGATGCCCTCGAAGCGATCGTGAGCAGCTGGACCCTCGACCGCAGCTGCGAAGACGTGACCCGCACGCTGCAGGCCGCCGGTATTCCGGCATTTCCGTCGATGAGTAACCGCGATTTAGCCGAGGACGCTCACCTCAACGCCGCCGGTTTCTTCGTGTCGCTTCCCCATGCCGAGGTCGGTACGCGCCAGCACGCCGGCATCCCGTGGCGTCTTTCGCGCACGCCCACCGCCGTGCGCCAGGCCGCCCCGTGCTTGGGTGAGCACACCGACTACGTGATGCAAGAAATCCTCGGCTACACCGCTGCAGAAGTGCAGCAGCTCAAGCAGCAGCAAATCCTTACCTGA
- a CDS encoding S8 family serine peptidase: MLGSALYLLAPARGLSELVGYQARSLARAPSAEQLDLQLKRVASGAQAPIVPLFGTLLAPGLAVAPTRLPKVAVLARLESAASAAELSAAGYPPRAQVGRVAALALSPNELSSVAKVPGVLRLQPQLQHRLHLDVNTARNHAVEARVNSGVTGAGVLIGVIDTGIDWRHGDFRHADGSTRIRAVWDQVDDSFANSGGAVGSLPPVDDGAGAPLGTVYTAAQINAALAGAGTVNSRDLVGHGTHAAGCAASNGLAPGGYIGVAPAAEILMVRAGGEAAEDFNLVGDVLAGLQWLGEQADQSGQPLVVSMSFGHHFGAHDGTDAEEVAIDDFTSRSGRAVAVSAGNERAAAIHTSGSALGSRALQLAVTSESNDFLAVDCWLAGDDVVDLGFFDPDGLGFSDADVTPGECVQVENRTNRVSTCVDTVNPLNGSREVLFLAEPRDHGGTITTGTWQIVLRDEGGVSDGRYHCWSVNYQPFTADVDSTATVAMPATARGALAVGAASLRASWPSAGNPNTQIDSPVIDDIAFFSSSGPTRDGRFKPDLVTGGNWVLSAWSEGDGSGSAMAGIPRDERRVSADGTHVASRGTSFSAPQVAGAVALMLEANSQLAAGEIGDRLRTSASSDAFTGTVPNPLWGYGKLDVAAAVAKAALACVADCDGDGEVTVNELVTGVLIALGDAGIAACPRADRDDDGLVTIDELTAGVLAALHGCRA; the protein is encoded by the coding sequence GTGCTCGGCTCGGCACTCTACCTGCTTGCCCCGGCCAGAGGTTTGAGCGAGCTAGTCGGCTACCAAGCGCGTTCGCTTGCGCGCGCGCCGTCAGCCGAGCAGCTCGACCTGCAACTCAAGCGTGTCGCCAGCGGTGCGCAGGCGCCCATAGTGCCGCTTTTCGGAACTCTGTTGGCGCCGGGACTGGCCGTGGCGCCAACGCGGCTGCCCAAGGTGGCGGTCTTGGCGCGGCTCGAATCAGCGGCTTCAGCGGCTGAGTTGTCGGCAGCGGGCTACCCGCCGCGCGCGCAGGTCGGCCGCGTGGCCGCGCTCGCGCTGTCGCCAAATGAGCTTAGCTCCGTGGCTAAAGTGCCGGGCGTGCTGCGGCTCCAGCCGCAGCTACAACATCGGCTGCACCTCGACGTGAACACGGCGAGGAATCACGCGGTCGAAGCTCGTGTCAATAGCGGCGTCACCGGTGCCGGCGTGCTTATCGGCGTCATCGACACCGGCATCGACTGGCGCCATGGTGACTTCCGCCACGCTGACGGCAGCACTCGTATCCGTGCCGTGTGGGACCAGGTTGACGACAGTTTCGCCAACTCCGGCGGTGCGGTCGGAAGCCTGCCGCCGGTGGACGATGGGGCAGGGGCCCCGCTGGGTACGGTCTACACCGCGGCGCAGATCAATGCCGCGCTGGCAGGTGCCGGCACAGTCAACAGCCGGGACCTCGTCGGTCACGGCACCCACGCGGCCGGCTGTGCGGCCAGCAACGGCCTGGCGCCTGGCGGTTACATCGGCGTGGCGCCGGCGGCGGAGATCTTGATGGTGCGCGCCGGGGGCGAAGCCGCTGAGGACTTCAACCTCGTCGGGGACGTCCTCGCCGGGCTGCAGTGGCTCGGTGAGCAGGCCGATCAAAGCGGACAGCCGCTGGTCGTCAGCATGAGTTTCGGCCATCACTTCGGTGCCCATGACGGGACGGATGCGGAAGAAGTGGCGATTGACGATTTCACCAGCCGTTCGGGCCGGGCTGTGGCAGTGTCGGCCGGTAATGAACGCGCCGCCGCCATTCACACTAGCGGCTCCGCCCTGGGCAGCCGCGCACTCCAACTCGCAGTCACCAGTGAGAGCAACGATTTCCTGGCGGTCGACTGCTGGCTCGCCGGTGACGATGTCGTCGACTTGGGTTTCTTCGATCCCGACGGGCTTGGCTTCTCCGATGCCGATGTCACGCCCGGTGAATGCGTGCAAGTGGAGAATCGCACCAACCGCGTCAGTACCTGCGTTGATACCGTGAACCCACTCAACGGCAGCCGCGAGGTGCTCTTCCTGGCCGAGCCGCGCGACCACGGCGGCACGATTACCACCGGCACTTGGCAGATTGTCCTACGCGATGAAGGCGGCGTCAGCGACGGACGCTACCACTGTTGGTCGGTCAACTATCAGCCGTTCACCGCCGACGTTGATAGCACTGCCACCGTGGCGATGCCCGCTACCGCTCGCGGCGCGCTCGCTGTCGGCGCTGCCAGCCTGCGGGCGAGCTGGCCGAGTGCGGGTAATCCGAACACGCAAATCGACTCGCCGGTTATCGACGACATCGCTTTCTTCAGCAGCAGCGGCCCGACCCGCGACGGCCGCTTCAAGCCGGACCTGGTCACCGGCGGCAACTGGGTGCTGTCGGCGTGGTCCGAGGGTGACGGCAGTGGGTCGGCCATGGCCGGCATTCCACGGGATGAGCGGCGCGTGAGCGCGGACGGCACCCACGTGGCGTCACGTGGGACCAGCTTTTCCGCCCCGCAAGTGGCCGGGGCCGTGGCCTTGATGTTGGAAGCCAATTCGCAGCTGGCTGCCGGAGAGATCGGCGATCGCTTGCGCACGAGCGCTAGCTCCGATGCCTTTACCGGCACGGTGCCCAACCCGCTGTGGGGCTACGGCAAGCTGGATGTCGCGGCCGCCGTAGCCAAGGCGGCGCTCGCCTGCGTGGCCGACTGCGATGGCGACGGCGAGGTTACCGTCAACGAGCTGGTGACTGGCGTGCTCATAGCGTTGGGCGACGCCGGCATCGCCGCCTGCCCGCGGGCCGATCGCGACGATGACGGACTGGTGACGATCGACGAACTGACCGCCGGGGTCCTGGCGGCGCTGCACGGATGCCGGGCCTAG
- the fabF gene encoding beta-ketoacyl-ACP synthase II: MARSERRVVVTGLGLVTPLGSTVQKNLDALMNGRSGIGPITRFDASGFPSRIAGEVRDFDPAAFIEKKEIKKMDPFIHYAIGAAQMALDDAGFKVEPGCAERVGVVIGVGLGGITTIEEAVATYVAHGFKRISPFFIPRLIANLAPGQIAIRFGAKGVNYAPASACSSGGHAIGEAYRLIRFGLQDAMITGGTEAAVTALGVGGFAVMRALSTRNEQPERASRPFDRGRDGFVIAEGAGVLVLEALECAQQRAARIYAEVVGYGANADAYHITAPSPDGEGAARCMELALEDGDVSPLEVDYINAHGTSTPYNDATETRAIKRVFGEGAGRLAVSSTKSLTGHLLGAAGAVEAIYTTLALHSQCMPPTINYTDPDPECDLDYVPNHARPATIRVALSNSFGFGGTNVCLAFRRWQ, from the coding sequence ATGGCCAGAAGTGAGCGGCGAGTAGTGGTTACGGGGCTCGGCCTGGTCACGCCGCTGGGCAGTACCGTGCAGAAGAACCTCGACGCCCTGATGAACGGCCGCTCCGGGATCGGGCCGATCACGCGCTTCGACGCCTCGGGCTTCCCCAGCCGAATTGCCGGCGAGGTGCGCGACTTCGACCCGGCCGCCTTCATCGAGAAGAAGGAAATCAAGAAAATGGATCCGTTCATCCACTACGCCATCGGCGCGGCGCAGATGGCTCTGGATGACGCCGGCTTCAAGGTCGAGCCCGGCTGCGCCGAGCGGGTGGGCGTGGTGATCGGGGTCGGGCTCGGCGGTATCACCACCATCGAGGAGGCGGTCGCGACTTATGTGGCTCATGGCTTTAAGCGGATCTCCCCGTTCTTCATTCCGCGGCTGATCGCTAATCTGGCTCCGGGTCAGATCGCGATTAGGTTCGGCGCCAAAGGGGTAAATTACGCCCCGGCCAGCGCTTGTTCATCGGGCGGACATGCGATCGGCGAAGCCTACCGCTTGATCCGCTTCGGGCTGCAGGACGCGATGATCACCGGCGGCACCGAGGCCGCAGTAACGGCATTGGGTGTCGGCGGCTTCGCCGTGATGCGCGCGCTATCAACCCGCAACGAGCAGCCGGAGAGAGCCAGCCGGCCGTTCGATCGCGGGCGCGACGGTTTCGTGATCGCGGAAGGGGCCGGAGTACTCGTGCTCGAAGCGCTCGAGTGCGCCCAGCAGCGCGCCGCCCGCATCTACGCCGAGGTCGTCGGCTACGGTGCCAACGCCGATGCCTACCATATCACCGCGCCCAGCCCTGACGGCGAGGGCGCGGCGCGTTGCATGGAGTTGGCGCTGGAGGACGGCGACGTTAGCCCGCTCGAAGTGGACTACATCAACGCCCACGGCACCTCGACCCCGTACAACGACGCGACCGAGACCCGCGCCATCAAGCGTGTGTTCGGCGAGGGCGCCGGCCGCCTGGCCGTGAGCTCGACCAAGTCTCTCACCGGACATCTGCTCGGGGCGGCGGGCGCGGTCGAAGCCATCTACACCACCTTGGCCTTGCACAGCCAGTGCATGCCGCCGACGATCAATTACACGGATCCCGACCCGGAGTGCGATCTCGACTACGTGCCGAATCACGCCCGCCCGGCCACCATCCGGGTCGCCCTCTCCAATTCCTTCGGCTTCGGCGGCACCAACGTCTGTTTGGCCTTCCGGCGGTGGCAGTGA
- a CDS encoding P-loop NTPase, whose product MLSELFERRLLVVVGKGGVGKTTVACALALEAARAGKRTVLAEVDASGRAAALLGAAPIPLGQSRSVAANLHVLAVDGKAALQEYLGLIIPLKRLLDAVFASRIYNYFVAVAPGLRELMTIGKIWYEAERADDSTGGRRWDAVIVDAPATGHSVQYLRMPKAAHDAFGAGLVARESQRVMDLLADPCRTAINFVTTAEEMPVNETIEMHQQLCRELGLPPGYLFVNRVHYADFTAAEIERVAAGGQGLQPREDRAVLAEVVRRAHEESGWAAINAEYLRRLKREVRLPAIEVPYLFTEEFGVEQVQQIAAALAGAAAASAPRRGEP is encoded by the coding sequence GTGCTGAGTGAGCTGTTTGAGCGCCGGCTGCTGGTAGTGGTCGGCAAGGGCGGCGTCGGCAAGACCACCGTGGCCTGCGCCCTGGCGCTCGAAGCCGCCCGTGCGGGCAAGCGCACGGTGTTGGCGGAGGTCGATGCCAGCGGCCGGGCCGCGGCCCTGCTGGGGGCCGCGCCGATCCCCTTGGGGCAATCGCGCTCGGTCGCCGCCAACTTGCACGTCCTGGCGGTTGATGGCAAAGCCGCGCTGCAAGAGTATCTCGGGCTGATCATTCCCCTCAAGCGGCTGCTCGACGCGGTGTTTGCCAGCCGCATCTACAACTACTTCGTGGCGGTGGCGCCCGGGCTGCGCGAGCTGATGACCATCGGCAAAATCTGGTACGAGGCCGAGCGCGCCGACGACAGCACGGGCGGACGCCGCTGGGACGCGGTCATCGTCGATGCTCCCGCCACCGGCCACAGTGTACAGTACTTGCGCATGCCCAAGGCGGCGCATGATGCCTTCGGTGCCGGCTTGGTTGCCCGCGAGTCACAGCGCGTGATGGATCTGCTGGCCGATCCCTGCCGTACCGCCATCAACTTCGTCACCACCGCGGAGGAGATGCCGGTAAACGAAACCATCGAGATGCATCAGCAGTTGTGCCGCGAGTTGGGACTGCCGCCGGGGTACCTCTTCGTCAACCGCGTGCACTACGCCGATTTCACCGCCGCGGAGATCGAGCGGGTGGCCGCGGGCGGGCAGGGGCTGCAGCCGCGGGAAGACCGCGCAGTGCTGGCCGAGGTGGTGCGGCGTGCGCATGAGGAGAGCGGCTGGGCGGCCATCAACGCCGAGTACTTGCGCCGCCTCAAGCGCGAGGTGAGGTTGCCGGCGATAGAAGTTCCCTACTTGTTCACCGAGGAATTCGGAGTCGAGCAGGTGCAGCAGATTGCCGCAGCTCTGGCCGGAGCTGCGGCCGCGAGCGCTCCTCGGCGGGGCGAGCCATGA
- a CDS encoding acyl-CoA dehydrogenase produces MDLSYSSDEERFRAELRQWLERNPPGTEPEPLAEWVAYGKAWQRQLYDAGWCGIAWPEQYGGRGATLIEQVIFQEEMARARAPMLVNLAGLTMGGPVLIAHGSEAQKHRHLKNILSAEEIWCQGFSEPNAGSDLAALKTRAVLDGDSFVVNGQKVWTSFARYADWCMLLVRTDPAAPKHKGITFLLVDMHSPGISVRPLRQINGAEDFNEVFFEDVRVPRANVIGEINRGWEIAITTLMHERATLTFSRQLQSSVALADTVDFARQWQRNGRPASRDPLVRQQLAQAVIDGACIKYTAYRSLTKTLRGGIPGPEGSIEKLFWSEMYQRQLETALAIAGPYAQLLKGSARTPADGQFPYLYLYARGRTIAAGSSEVQRNIIAERVLGLPRRS; encoded by the coding sequence GTGGACTTGTCGTACTCATCGGACGAAGAACGCTTTCGCGCCGAGCTGCGCCAGTGGCTCGAACGCAACCCGCCCGGCACTGAGCCGGAACCTCTGGCCGAGTGGGTGGCGTACGGCAAGGCCTGGCAACGCCAGCTCTACGACGCCGGCTGGTGCGGCATCGCTTGGCCGGAGCAATACGGCGGCCGCGGCGCGACGCTGATCGAGCAGGTGATCTTTCAGGAGGAAATGGCGCGCGCTCGCGCACCCATGCTGGTCAACTTGGCCGGGCTGACCATGGGCGGGCCGGTACTGATCGCCCATGGCAGCGAGGCGCAGAAGCACCGGCACTTGAAAAACATCCTCTCGGCGGAAGAGATCTGGTGCCAGGGTTTCTCTGAGCCGAACGCAGGCTCGGACCTGGCCGCGCTCAAGACCCGGGCGGTGCTCGACGGCGACAGCTTCGTCGTCAACGGCCAGAAGGTGTGGACCAGCTTCGCCCGCTACGCCGACTGGTGCATGCTGCTGGTGCGCACCGATCCGGCCGCTCCCAAGCACAAGGGCATCACCTTCCTGCTCGTCGACATGCACAGCCCGGGCATCAGCGTGCGGCCGCTGCGGCAGATCAACGGCGCGGAGGACTTCAACGAGGTGTTCTTCGAAGACGTACGCGTCCCGCGCGCCAACGTCATCGGCGAAATCAATCGCGGCTGGGAGATCGCCATCACCACGCTGATGCACGAGCGCGCCACGCTCACCTTCAGCCGCCAGCTGCAATCAAGCGTGGCGCTGGCGGACACCGTCGACTTCGCCCGCCAGTGGCAGCGCAACGGCCGCCCGGCCAGCCGCGATCCGCTGGTGCGCCAGCAGCTGGCGCAAGCCGTAATCGACGGCGCCTGCATCAAGTACACCGCCTACCGCAGCCTCACCAAGACGTTGCGCGGCGGCATCCCGGGCCCGGAGGGTTCGATCGAGAAGCTCTTCTGGAGCGAAATGTACCAGCGTCAGTTGGAAACCGCGCTGGCGATCGCAGGGCCGTACGCACAACTACTCAAAGGCTCAGCCCGTACCCCGGCGGACGGGCAGTTTCCTTACCTTTACTTGTACGCCCGCGGCCGCACCATCGCTGCCGGCTCTTCCGAAGTGCAACGCAACATCATCGCCGAGCGCGTGCTCGGTCTGCCGCGCAGGAGCTGA
- a CDS encoding ArsA family ATPase: MKTLDRIIQQHRVIICAGSGGVGKTSTAAAVALYAAERGARAMVLTIDPARRLADALGLRQMGGEECIVPVSGSGTLSALMLDQKGAWDALVERHAPSPAVRDRILANRFYQHLSQSFAGSQEYMAIEQLCELYECGRYDLIVVDTPPTQHALDFLEAPQRIADFLDKNVVKWFVRPYFSAGWATFRLVNRTAGVLFRKLEEATGVAALAEVSDFFTSMAGLFENFEARVRRVYELLRARQTAFVLVVSPEEQVLREAEHFCRMVRELRVALRAVVFNRVHTEHSGARGVLERERLEALVTRAGGGAATAALVENFLRFEAVARGDMARIAAFRRRLRKAVAVAEVPNFDADLHDVAGLQRMHRYLFGAAA; this comes from the coding sequence ATGAAGACGCTCGACCGTATCATCCAGCAGCATCGCGTCATCATCTGCGCCGGCAGCGGCGGAGTGGGGAAGACCAGCACGGCGGCGGCGGTGGCGCTTTATGCCGCCGAGCGAGGGGCGCGCGCCATGGTGCTGACCATCGATCCGGCGCGGCGCTTGGCCGATGCCCTCGGGTTGCGCCAAATGGGCGGCGAGGAATGCATCGTCCCGGTCAGCGGCAGCGGTACCCTCAGCGCGCTCATGCTCGATCAGAAGGGTGCCTGGGACGCGCTGGTCGAGCGGCACGCGCCCTCGCCGGCAGTTCGCGACCGTATCCTCGCCAATCGCTTCTACCAACACCTGTCGCAGAGTTTTGCCGGCTCGCAGGAGTACATGGCGATCGAGCAGCTGTGCGAGCTCTACGAATGCGGCCGCTATGACCTCATCGTGGTCGACACTCCGCCCACGCAGCATGCCCTCGACTTCCTCGAAGCCCCGCAACGCATCGCCGATTTCCTCGACAAGAACGTGGTCAAGTGGTTCGTTCGACCCTACTTCTCGGCCGGCTGGGCAACCTTTCGCTTGGTGAACCGCACCGCCGGGGTACTGTTCCGCAAGTTGGAGGAAGCTACCGGGGTGGCGGCGCTGGCCGAGGTCTCGGATTTCTTCACCTCGATGGCCGGCCTGTTCGAGAACTTCGAGGCGCGCGTTCGCCGAGTCTACGAGCTGTTGCGGGCACGGCAGACTGCGTTCGTGCTGGTGGTCAGCCCTGAGGAACAGGTGCTGCGTGAGGCGGAGCATTTCTGCCGCATGGTGCGCGAACTGCGGGTGGCGTTGCGGGCGGTGGTGTTCAATCGCGTCCACACCGAACACAGCGGCGCGCGGGGCGTACTTGAGCGCGAGCGGCTGGAAGCATTGGTGACGCGCGCCGGCGGTGGGGCCGCCACCGCCGCGCTGGTGGAGAACTTCCTGCGTTTCGAGGCCGTGGCTCGAGGTGACATGGCACGCATCGCAGCCTTCCGGCGCCGCTTGCGCAAGGCCGTAGCGGTGGCAGAGGTGCCTAACTTCGACGCCGACCTCCACGACGTCGCCGGGCTACAGCGGATGCATCGCTACCTGTTCGGCGCGGCGGCGTAA
- a CDS encoding CoA transferase — protein MVEQALSGVRVVEYGQMVAAPYAAKLLADLGAEVIKVEPLGGDLARTRGPFPHGSTDLNASGLFLYLNTNKRGLTLNLSTERGRALFSALVARADILLHNVPPAEMAALGMDYEALAAVNPRLVMTSITPFGLAGPHSHYAATDLVLWNAGGIGYLNGGGPGSEQWPPLKAFGQQAEFQGGVTAAVATLGALLAAARDGRGQHVVISIQEALAAMLELTFSYWPYMGVVASRLGIKPIQPLDFMECRDGWIFLCCIEEHQWRGFVELMGNPDWASLELFDNRLSRAQNWDALKLLLQDWVKAHSVDELYRAAQQRRIPFAPVSTMGDLLHSEHLKARGFFASLAHPGGAAVTIPGAPYQFSRTPWTLAAPAPRLGEHSADILTQHLGLSPAGLAELRSERVI, from the coding sequence ATGGTAGAACAAGCACTGAGCGGGGTGCGGGTGGTAGAGTATGGCCAGATGGTAGCGGCGCCGTATGCCGCCAAGCTGCTGGCCGATCTCGGGGCCGAGGTCATCAAAGTGGAGCCGCTCGGCGGCGACTTGGCGCGCACCCGCGGGCCGTTTCCTCACGGCAGCACGGACCTGAACGCCAGCGGTCTCTTCCTGTATCTGAACACCAACAAGCGCGGGCTCACGCTGAATCTGAGCACCGAGCGCGGCCGGGCACTGTTTTCTGCGCTGGTGGCCCGAGCCGATATTCTGCTGCATAACGTCCCGCCGGCAGAGATGGCGGCACTCGGCATGGACTACGAAGCACTGGCGGCCGTCAACCCGCGGCTGGTGATGACCTCGATTACACCATTTGGGTTAGCGGGGCCGCACAGCCATTACGCCGCTACCGATCTGGTGCTGTGGAATGCCGGCGGCATCGGCTATCTCAACGGCGGCGGTCCCGGTAGCGAGCAGTGGCCGCCGCTCAAGGCGTTTGGACAGCAGGCCGAATTTCAGGGCGGCGTCACCGCCGCCGTCGCCACTCTAGGTGCCCTGTTGGCCGCGGCCCGCGACGGCCGCGGCCAACACGTGGTGATTTCGATTCAGGAAGCCCTGGCTGCCATGCTGGAGTTGACCTTTTCTTACTGGCCCTACATGGGCGTTGTCGCCTCGCGTCTGGGGATCAAGCCGATCCAGCCACTCGACTTCATGGAATGCCGCGACGGCTGGATCTTTCTCTGCTGCATCGAGGAGCATCAATGGCGCGGCTTCGTCGAGTTGATGGGTAATCCCGACTGGGCGAGCCTGGAGCTGTTCGACAACCGCCTGTCGCGGGCGCAGAACTGGGATGCGCTGAAGCTGTTATTGCAAGACTGGGTGAAGGCGCACAGCGTCGATGAACTCTACCGCGCGGCGCAGCAACGCCGCATTCCGTTCGCTCCGGTCTCGACGATGGGAGACCTGTTGCACTCCGAGCACCTGAAGGCACGAGGTTTTTTTGCCTCGCTGGCGCACCCTGGTGGCGCGGCCGTGACCATCCCCGGTGCGCCCTATCAGTTCTCGCGCACGCCTTGGACCCTGGCGGCGCCCGCTCCACGGCTCGGTGAGCACAGCGCCGACATACTCACTCAGCATCTCGGCCTCTCGCCCGCCGGCTTAGCCGAGCTACGGAGCGAACGGGTAATTTGA